The Ancylothrix sp. D3o genome has a window encoding:
- a CDS encoding GAF domain-containing protein — protein MIWEFVKSIFSPTQYMPHGHCYLWQTPLVWLHVISDLLIALAYFSIPALLIYFVYKRRDVPFLGIFGLFGAFIVCCGTGHLLEIWTLWHSAYWLSGIEKAMTAIVSCYTAAQMVTLLPQFLSLKTPQELELINSKLEQEIAERQNAELALRLAYEELEVKVKERTAELRETNTCLEAEIREKITAEAMLREKEIRLREQQASLLKLSKNSNIYEGNTSKAFREITEVATLTLNVERGSIWFYSHDKSVMLCADLYHLSANQHSRGGELKIADYPAYFQAVNAEKAIVAIDAITDPRTREFSESYLIASGITSMLDVPISHQGKVVGVICLEHKKTARNWTLDEQNFASYLAQMTALALASQERKQAESELRLVTERLQHLLSATPAVIFSCKLGGDYDVTFVSENVASMIGYEAQEFIDGSLDWHNLIHPDDREKVKSEFQKILEKEFISYEYRERHKDGHYVWVYDAVKLVKNSAGVPVECVGYAVDITARKEAEFALQQQLKREQLVNAIQERIRSSLNLEEVLNMAVEEVRHFLATDRTVIYRFNPDLSGFIAVESVADLGLSILGIDIHDPCFGERYTKLYEEGRIRAINNIYAGDIAQCHVDLLTRLGIKANLVVPILEGKKLWGLLIAHHCKSARIWESSEMESLRQISVQLAIAIQQCMLFEQATSEISERKLAEEALQKAVVRADAANKAKSEFLASMSHELRTPLNAILGFSQLMGRDASLKVEHQEHLEIINRSGEHLLALINDILDMSKIEAGRSKLNESSFNLRRMIKNLENMLRLKAEAKKLQLVFDVAKDLPEFVTTDEGKLRQVLINLLGNAIKFTERGKVTLQVKMNACKVNVFDSCISPRQTSLLFEIEDTGPGIYPQEISKLFEPFGQTVSGLKSQQGTGLGLPISRKFVQLMGGDIRVVSTLGKGSIFAFEISVKVADSGAIVMTNMQPMVMGLAPNQPPYRILAVDDRLESRLVLVKLLSSVGFEVREAANGKEAIAVWENWQPHLIFMDMQMPVMNGYEATQYIKADIRGKTTAIVALTASAFEEERTEILAAGCDDFLRKPFQQNILFSKIEELLGVRYLYEVTDALKVNKKAALSQVYSQDSLAEELSKMPREWVAQMWKAANECCDDKVFQLIKEMPVELASLAGVIKEAADNFLFEDIIELCSNQL, from the coding sequence ATGATCTGGGAATTTGTTAAAAGTATCTTTTCTCCAACACAGTATATGCCGCACGGTCACTGTTATTTGTGGCAAACACCTTTGGTGTGGTTGCACGTTATTAGTGATCTGTTGATTGCGCTTGCCTACTTTTCAATTCCAGCGCTGCTGATTTATTTTGTTTACAAGCGGCGCGATGTTCCTTTTTTGGGAATATTTGGGTTATTTGGTGCATTTATTGTCTGCTGCGGTACCGGTCACTTGTTGGAAATTTGGACGCTTTGGCATTCGGCTTATTGGTTGTCGGGGATTGAGAAAGCAATGACAGCAATTGTTTCTTGTTACACAGCCGCACAAATGGTAACGCTGCTGCCGCAATTTTTATCATTAAAAACACCCCAAGAATTAGAGTTAATTAATAGCAAATTAGAGCAGGAAATTGCAGAGCGACAGAATGCAGAATTAGCACTACGATTAGCCTATGAAGAATTAGAAGTGAAAGTCAAAGAGCGCACGGCTGAGTTGAGAGAAACCAATACTTGTTTAGAAGCAGAAATTCGAGAAAAAATAACTGCCGAAGCTATGTTGCGCGAAAAAGAAATTCGCTTGAGAGAACAACAAGCCAGCTTGCTAAAATTATCAAAAAATTCTAATATTTATGAAGGAAACACCAGCAAGGCGTTCAGAGAGATAACCGAAGTAGCAACCCTGACTTTGAATGTAGAGCGAGGAAGTATTTGGTTTTATAGTCACGATAAATCAGTCATGTTATGTGCCGATCTTTATCACTTGTCGGCTAATCAACACAGCCGGGGTGGAGAATTGAAAATTGCTGATTATCCGGCGTATTTTCAAGCGGTAAATGCGGAAAAAGCAATTGTAGCCATTGATGCCATAACTGATCCACGCACGCGAGAGTTTAGCGAATCTTATTTGATTGCTTCCGGTATTACTTCGATGCTAGATGTTCCGATTAGCCATCAAGGAAAAGTGGTGGGTGTGATTTGTTTAGAACATAAAAAAACAGCGAGAAATTGGACACTGGATGAACAAAACTTTGCTAGTTATTTGGCACAGATGACTGCATTGGCGCTTGCATCTCAGGAACGCAAGCAAGCCGAGTCTGAATTACGTTTAGTCACTGAACGATTGCAACATTTGCTTTCAGCTACCCCAGCAGTTATTTTTAGCTGCAAATTAGGGGGTGATTATGATGTCACATTTGTAAGCGAGAATGTTGCTTCAATGATCGGTTATGAGGCGCAAGAATTCATTGATGGTTCTCTGGATTGGCATAATTTAATTCACCCAGACGATAGAGAAAAGGTCAAGAGTGAATTTCAGAAGATTTTAGAAAAAGAATTTATTTCTTACGAATACCGGGAACGCCACAAAGACGGTCATTATGTTTGGGTATATGATGCAGTTAAATTAGTGAAAAATTCTGCGGGAGTCCCTGTAGAATGCGTGGGTTATGCGGTAGATATCACGGCTCGTAAAGAAGCAGAATTTGCTTTGCAGCAGCAATTAAAAAGAGAGCAGTTGGTCAATGCCATTCAAGAGCGAATTCGTTCTTCTTTGAATTTAGAAGAAGTGTTAAATATGGCGGTGGAAGAAGTCCGGCATTTTTTGGCAACGGATCGCACTGTGATTTACCGTTTTAATCCTGATTTAAGCGGTTTTATTGCGGTTGAGTCTGTTGCTGATTTGGGGCTATCAATTTTGGGAATTGATATTCACGACCCTTGTTTTGGCGAACGTTACACTAAATTATACGAAGAAGGCCGTATCCGGGCGATTAATAATATTTATGCGGGGGATATTGCACAGTGTCATGTTGATTTGTTGACCCGGTTGGGGATAAAAGCTAATCTTGTGGTTCCGATTTTGGAAGGTAAAAAATTATGGGGATTGTTGATTGCTCATCACTGTAAAAGTGCCAGAATTTGGGAATCTTCGGAAATGGAATCTTTGCGGCAAATTTCCGTGCAATTGGCTATCGCTATTCAGCAATGTATGTTATTTGAACAAGCAACATCTGAAATTTCCGAGCGTAAATTAGCGGAGGAAGCTTTGCAAAAAGCTGTGGTGAGGGCGGATGCGGCAAATAAGGCTAAAAGTGAGTTTTTGGCTTCGATGAGCCATGAGTTACGAACTCCTTTAAATGCTATTTTGGGCTTTTCTCAACTCATGGGACGCGATGCTTCTTTAAAAGTGGAACATCAAGAACATTTAGAAATTATTAATCGCTCTGGAGAACATTTGCTGGCTCTGATTAATGATATTTTGGATATGTCAAAAATTGAGGCCGGTAGAAGCAAACTTAATGAAAGCAGTTTTAATTTGCGGCGAATGATCAAAAACTTAGAAAATATGTTGCGATTAAAAGCTGAAGCAAAAAAGTTACAGCTTGTTTTTGATGTGGCCAAGGACTTGCCTGAGTTTGTCACAACAGATGAAGGAAAGTTGCGACAAGTTTTAATAAATCTTTTAGGAAATGCTATTAAATTTACTGAAAGAGGAAAGGTGACATTACAAGTCAAAATGAATGCCTGTAAGGTTAATGTTTTTGATTCTTGTATTTCCCCTCGCCAAACTTCCCTTTTATTTGAAATAGAAGACACCGGCCCCGGCATTTATCCTCAAGAAATAAGTAAGTTATTTGAGCCTTTTGGGCAAACAGTATCGGGTTTGAAATCTCAACAAGGTACTGGTTTAGGTTTACCTATTAGTCGCAAGTTTGTACAATTGATGGGGGGCGATATTCGCGTTGTTAGTACCCTAGGAAAGGGGAGTATTTTTGCTTTTGAGATAAGCGTGAAAGTGGCGGATTCTGGGGCGATTGTTATGACTAATATGCAGCCAATGGTGATGGGTTTAGCTCCAAATCAACCCCCATATCGCATTTTAGCAGTGGATGATCGGCTGGAAAGTCGTTTAGTTTTAGTGAAGTTATTGTCATCAGTTGGTTTTGAAGTCCGAGAAGCAGCTAATGGCAAAGAGGCGATTGCAGTGTGGGAAAATTGGCAGCCGCATTTGATTTTTATGGATATGCAGATGCCGGTAATGAATGGCTACGAAGCCACGCAATACATTAAAGCGGATATTCGGGGAAAAACAACGGCAATTGTTGCCCTGACGGCGAGTGCTTTTGAAGAAGAAAGAACGGAGATTTTAGCGGCTGGTTGTGATGATTTTCTGCGGAAGCCTTTTCAGCAAAATATTTTATTTTCTAAAATTGAAGAACTTTTAGGAGTCAGATATCTTTATGAAGTAACGGACGCTTTAAAGGTCAATAAAAAAGCTGCCCTATCGCAAGTTTACAGTCAGGATTCTTTGGCCGAAGAACTTAGCAAAATGCCCCGAGAATGGGTAGCTCAAATGTGGAAAGCTGCTAACGAATGTTGCGATGATAAAGTTTTCCAACTCATTAAAGAAATGCCGGTTGAGCTTGCATCTCTAGCTGGGGTTATTAAAGAAGCGGCAGATAACTTTTTGTTTGAGGACATTATTGAGCTTTGTAGCAATCAATTGTAA